One Desulfatitalea tepidiphila genomic window, GACCAGCGCTGGTAATCATCCACTACCAGGGGACGCCCCGACTGCCATACCTTGCCGCCCAACCCCTCCCCGCAATGCACCCTGCGCCCCAACTGGCCGCTGAAAAACCCCATGCCGACCTGCATATCCATGTATTCGTCGTCGGGCTCGCGAAGATAAAAAAAACCATGCCGGGTGCCGGCCAGGGCCACGGCGCGCTCGAGAATGGTCTGGAGCAGTTCCTGGGGATCGAGCTTGTCGATCAATCCCAACGCTGTTTCGTGCAGCGCCTTTAAATATTCATTGTGGCGCTGGACCGCCCCCTCGGCCGCGATCAGCCGCTCGGATTGCGCCTTGAGCGCCTCCATCTCGCGCGTCAGGCGGTCATATGGGGTTTGTTCAACCAAGGTCACTCCATCCCTGTTTATATCACCACGACCCGTTTTACCGCAGCCACCACCTCTTCCGGATCGTCGAGAAGCTGAACGATATTCATGTCCTCGGGCGAAATCTTGCCCGTATCCCTTAATCGCGACCGGATCCAATCGAGCAACCCGGACCAGTAGTCGCTGCCCACCAGGATCACCGGAAATGGTTTGATCCGCCGGGTCTGAATCAGGGTCATCACCTCGAACACCTCGTCCAGGGTGCCCAACCCTCCCGGCATGGCCACATAGGCAAAAGCATACTTCATAAACATCACTTTGCGGATGAAAAAATATTTAAATTCGAGCTGGATATCGGCATAGGGGTTCGGGGCCTGCTCGAAAGGCAGCTTGATGTTCATCCCCACCGACGGGCCGCCGGCCTTGGCAGCCCCTTTGTTGGCCGCCTCCATGACACCGCCGCCGCCGCCGGTGATCACCGCAAACTTGTTTTTCACAAACAGCTCGGCGATGCGCTCGGCCTTCTGGTAAACCGGATCGGTGGGCGGAATCCGCGCCGATCCGAAAATGCTCACCGCCGGACCCAGTTCGTAGAGGCTTTCCACGCCCTCGACAAACTCCCCCATGATGCGAAACAGGCGCCACGACTCACTCAGCTTCAAATCGTCGATCAAAAATTGCTTTTCCATAAGTCTCCTGTCATTATACACTATCTTGGACCAAACCGCTCCGGATTGAAATAAACTGTTTCTTATCAATATATTATAACATTGTCAACCAAACCCCGTTGACACCTCAGAACGATAATGGTACTAAAATCAGCTTTATTTAAAATGATAGCCGCCTTTCCATCTCGTCCATCACGATCCCCGATGGCTATCCTTTTGGCAAACTCAAATGGCAAACAGCGATCAATTGCTCTACCGGGACCTGAAAATCGTCAACGAATTGGGACTGCACGCCCGGTCGGCCGCCAAACTTGCCAAAACGGCTCAGCAAGCCGTTGACGGTGTATGGCTGCAAACCAGTCAGGACGAGGTGGACGCCAAACAGATCATCGATATTCTGACACTGGGCGCCGGCCAGGGTGATCGGGTGCGGGTGCGGATCGATGACCCGGCGGATCAGCAAATTCTGGATCGCATCGTCGAGTTGTTTAATACGGGCTTTGGAGAATAAGCAAGACATGCCGGAAAAAGAGCCACAAGAGATCATGTTGCGGGGGATCGGCGGATCCCCGGGCATTTGTATCGGCAAAGCCTACCTGGTCGACAAAGAGGGCGTGGACGTCATGCCCAAGTACAGCGTCAGCGGCAAGCAGTTGGAAGCGGAGAAAAAACGCTTCAAAGCCGCCGTCAAAAAAGCCGTCGACGAACTGCACCACATCATCAACGATACCCCGGAAGAGCTGCGCGAAAACGCCAAGATACTGGAAACCCACGCGGTGCTGCTCAAAGACAAGATGCTCTACGGCCGCACCATCGAAACCATCGAACAGGAGCAGATCAACGCCGAATGGGCCCTGCGTAAGGTGGTCATGTCGATCAAACCCCTCTTCGAAGGCATGGGTGACGCCTACCTGCGCGACCGCGCCGAAGATGTGGCCAACGTCTCGGACCGAATCTTCAAACACCTCACCGGCGCAGGATGCGTCGACATCGGCAGCATCAACAAACGGGTCATCCTGGTGGCCCGCGACCTGTCGCCGGCCGAAACCAGCCAGATCCAGCTCGAGCGGGTCATGGGCTTTGTCACCGACAGCGGCGGCCGGGCCTCCCACACCAGCATCATCGCCCGCAGCCTGGAAATACCGGCCGTGCTCGGCCTCGACCGCGCCACCAGCATTATTCAAAACGACGACATCATCGTCGTGGACGGCACTTCCGGCACCGTGGTCGTCAATCCCAGCGAGGAGACCCTGGCCGAAGCCGAAACCCGGAAAAGCCAATTCGAGGCGCGCCGCGCCCTCTACGCCCGCAGCGGCCACCTGCCGGCCAAAACCAAGGACGGCCTGGAGATGGCCGTCATGGGCAACATCGAACTGCCCGAAGAGGTGGTGGCCGTGCGCGATCGAGGCGGAGACGGCATCGGCCTGTACCGCACAGAATTTCAATACCTGGCGCGCAGCAGCTTTCCCACCGAGGATGAGCTGTTCGAAAATTACAAAGACGTGGTCGAGGTGATCCCCGACAAACCGGTCACCATCCGCACCCTGGACATCAACGGCGACAAGGCCGTGGCCTACACCGCCGAGCAGGAGGAGAACCCGGTCCTCGGTTTACGGGCCATCCGCTATTGTCTGAAAAAACCCAACGTGTTCCTCACCCAGCTGCGCGCCATCCTGCGCGCGGCCCACTACGGCCAGGTGCGCATCCTGCTGCCCCTCATCTCCCAGATTGAGGAAATCATCGAGACCAAAAAGCTGTTGGCGCAAGCCGCCAGGTCGTTAAAAAAAGATGGCCTGCCCCACCAGGATCGTATTCCCGTCGGTGTCATGATCGAGGTGCCCTCGGCCGCCATCATGGCCGATGCCATCGCCAAAGAGGTCGACTTTTTCAGCATCGGCACCAACGACCTGATCCAGTACACCATGGCCATCGACCGCGGCAACCGCAACGTGGCCTATCTGTACAACCCGATCACGCCGGCCGTGCTGCGCCTGATCAAACACATTACCGAAGCGGCCCAGCACAACCACATCCCCGTCTTCATGTGCGGCGAAATGGCGGGCGAGAGCATCTACGCCCCGATTCTCGTGGGAATGGGCGTCAATGAACTGAGCACCAACCCCCAGGCCATTCCGGTCGTCAAAAACGCCATCCGCATGCTGAACGTCGAACAGGCCAGAAAGTTCGTGGACGAACTGCTGAAACTGACCACCACCGACCAGATCGAACGGCTGATGGATAGCACCTACGGCAGCCTGCTGAACAACGGCAATCACATGAAATGGGAGCGATAGCCCGTGGCAAAAGATCACATCAAAATCATCGCCGAAAACCGTAAAGCCCGCCACGAGTACTTTATCGAAGACCGCTTCGAGGCCGGCATGGTCCTCAAGGGCACCGAAGTCAAGTCCTTGCGCCAGGGCCGCGCCAACCTCAAGGATTCCTACGCCCGCATCAAAAAAGGGGAAGTTTACATCCACCAGCTGCACATCAGCCCCTACCCGTTCGCCTACTACGACAACCACGACCCCCTGCGCGTGCGCAAGCTGCTCATGCACAAACACGAAATCAAACAGCTCTACGGCAAAATCAACGAACGCGGTCACACCCTGGTGCCCCTGCGCCTCTATTTCCGCGACGGCAAGGTCAAACTCGAGCTGGCCCTGGCCAAAGGCAAGCACCAACACGACAAACGCGACACCATCCGCCGCCGCGACGAACAACGCGACCTGGAACGCCAGCGCAAGGATTACAAATAGGCCCTGATGGCTCAGGATCGGCCTTGCAGACATATGGCCGAATCCAAACAATCGCATTGACAAACGCGCCCGGCATCATTAATTTAGTGCGTTCGATCGCTCTCTGACATACGTCAGCACACCCCGCCGTTCAACCAACCCATTGGGGGCGAAACGGCTTCGACGGGGGCAAAGAAGTGCTGGTTGCATACCGAGTGCTCATCGGCTCGTAAACTCGATGGGAACTAAATATAATCGCAGACGATTATAACTACGCCGTAGCTGCTTAGTCAGCTGCCGTCCTGCCGTTTCACTCCTGCGGATTCGGTGAGGGCGTCGACTAGCGGGATCAGTTCATGTTGAATGCCTGTTACGACATGGATGAAATTTTAGCAGGCTAGCGGTTCCAGCCTTTGGCCCGATGGAGCCTTGAATCGCGAAACTAAACACCGGGACATGTATGTAGACGCCAGTGCGGAATGTTCTCGGACGCGGGTTCGACTCCCGCCGCCTCCACCATTTAGAAAAGACAAACCCGTCTCTCTGGGGTCATTCTCCGGGGTGACGGGTTTTCTTTTTTCCCTTGTTTCTAAAGGGTTTGCGCCCGTTTCACATCTTTCCAAAGCACCTCTTAGCACCATCGATTCTCCCCATCTTCCAGCCTTTCTTTCTCTGTTTGGCCCCTGA contains:
- a CDS encoding TIGR00730 family Rossman fold protein; the encoded protein is MEKQFLIDDLKLSESWRLFRIMGEFVEGVESLYELGPAVSIFGSARIPPTDPVYQKAERIAELFVKNKFAVITGGGGGVMEAANKGAAKAGGPSVGMNIKLPFEQAPNPYADIQLEFKYFFIRKVMFMKYAFAYVAMPGGLGTLDEVFEVMTLIQTRRIKPFPVILVGSDYWSGLLDWIRSRLRDTGKISPEDMNIVQLLDDPEEVVAAVKRVVVI
- a CDS encoding HPr family phosphocarrier protein — encoded protein: MANSDQLLYRDLKIVNELGLHARSAAKLAKTAQQAVDGVWLQTSQDEVDAKQIIDILTLGAGQGDRVRVRIDDPADQQILDRIVELFNTGFGE
- the ptsP gene encoding phosphoenolpyruvate--protein phosphotransferase, with protein sequence MPEKEPQEIMLRGIGGSPGICIGKAYLVDKEGVDVMPKYSVSGKQLEAEKKRFKAAVKKAVDELHHIINDTPEELRENAKILETHAVLLKDKMLYGRTIETIEQEQINAEWALRKVVMSIKPLFEGMGDAYLRDRAEDVANVSDRIFKHLTGAGCVDIGSINKRVILVARDLSPAETSQIQLERVMGFVTDSGGRASHTSIIARSLEIPAVLGLDRATSIIQNDDIIVVDGTSGTVVVNPSEETLAEAETRKSQFEARRALYARSGHLPAKTKDGLEMAVMGNIELPEEVVAVRDRGGDGIGLYRTEFQYLARSSFPTEDELFENYKDVVEVIPDKPVTIRTLDINGDKAVAYTAEQEENPVLGLRAIRYCLKKPNVFLTQLRAILRAAHYGQVRILLPLISQIEEIIETKKLLAQAARSLKKDGLPHQDRIPVGVMIEVPSAAIMADAIAKEVDFFSIGTNDLIQYTMAIDRGNRNVAYLYNPITPAVLRLIKHITEAAQHNHIPVFMCGEMAGESIYAPILVGMGVNELSTNPQAIPVVKNAIRMLNVEQARKFVDELLKLTTTDQIERLMDSTYGSLLNNGNHMKWER
- the smpB gene encoding SsrA-binding protein SmpB, with translation MAKDHIKIIAENRKARHEYFIEDRFEAGMVLKGTEVKSLRQGRANLKDSYARIKKGEVYIHQLHISPYPFAYYDNHDPLRVRKLLMHKHEIKQLYGKINERGHTLVPLRLYFRDGKVKLELALAKGKHQHDKRDTIRRRDEQRDLERQRKDYK